A genomic region of uncultured Paludibaculum sp. contains the following coding sequences:
- a CDS encoding sigma-70 family RNA polymerase sigma factor translates to MDESGLPPQPVETGVSPVFAVGTGTGQERETVWRGWLRRAAEGDREAFAELYDATSGLVYSLVLRILGNPADAEEVTLDVYVQAWRHAGRFDEARGGVAAWLATIGRSRALDRYRSHGARQKRESGPVHEESPSEEPSPERLTSMSEDRRVVAEALKALPADQRQVIELAYFQGLSQSEMAGHLGLPLGTVKTRVRLGMMCLRERILEQRG, encoded by the coding sequence ATGGATGAATCCGGATTGCCACCACAACCCGTAGAAACGGGTGTGAGTCCAGTATTTGCAGTAGGAACCGGCACTGGTCAGGAACGGGAAACTGTATGGCGCGGTTGGCTGCGCCGTGCAGCGGAGGGCGACAGGGAAGCCTTCGCGGAGCTGTACGACGCCACCTCTGGACTGGTCTATTCGCTGGTGTTGCGGATTCTCGGCAACCCGGCGGATGCAGAAGAGGTGACTTTAGACGTGTACGTACAGGCTTGGCGCCACGCGGGCCGGTTCGACGAGGCACGCGGCGGTGTGGCTGCCTGGCTGGCGACGATTGGACGAAGCCGGGCGCTGGACCGCTACCGCTCGCATGGGGCGAGACAGAAGCGGGAGTCCGGTCCAGTGCACGAAGAGAGCCCGTCGGAAGAGCCCTCGCCGGAGCGGTTGACGTCGATGAGCGAGGATCGCCGGGTGGTGGCCGAGGCGCTGAAGGCTCTACCGGCCGACCAGCGGCAGGTGATCGAACTGGCTTATTTTCAAGGGCTTTCGCAAAGCGAAATGGCGGGGCACCTGGGGCTCCCGCTGGGCACCGTGAAGACGAGGGTACGACTGGGCATGATGTGCCTGAGAGAGCGAATCCTGGAGCAGAGGGGATAG
- a CDS encoding type II toxin-antitoxin system RelE/ParE family toxin: MVARFTQKATNDYAKAPQEVRKAFQKQLRLLMQNMLHPSLHAKKYSEAEDVWQARVNRSWRFYFTLQGDDCVILTIMPHPK, encoded by the coding sequence ATGGTCGCACGGTTTACCCAAAAGGCCACAAACGACTATGCCAAGGCGCCGCAGGAGGTCCGAAAGGCCTTCCAGAAGCAACTACGGCTTCTCATGCAGAACATGCTGCATCCTTCCCTGCACGCCAAGAAGTACAGCGAAGCGGAAGACGTATGGCAGGCGCGGGTCAACCGGAGCTGGCGTTTCTACTTCACCCTTCAGGGGGATGATTGTGTGATCCTCACCATCATGCCCCATCCGAAGTAG
- the pgeF gene encoding peptidoglycan editing factor PgeF, with protein sequence MSIVRSPQGYFLSTLLANETWLSHAFGTAAAAPPHVYLVLNQVHSNVVLLAGECGPDSEGDGLITNEAGLFVAAKSADCVPLLLADPVHHVVAAVHAGWRGSLANIAGAAVERMTKEFDVRPSDLVAALGPSIGPCCFEVGPEVAVLFRDVFSERNDLDRRTTIDLWETNRRHLRQAGLLPERIDTPPPCTCCGGKEFYSWRRDHIQGQRMFAAIGRLPNH encoded by the coding sequence GTGAGTATCGTTCGCAGCCCACAGGGCTACTTCCTCTCTACCCTGCTCGCCAATGAGACCTGGCTGAGCCATGCCTTCGGCACCGCCGCCGCCGCCCCGCCCCACGTGTATCTGGTTCTCAACCAGGTGCACTCGAACGTCGTGCTCCTGGCCGGGGAGTGCGGCCCCGATTCGGAGGGCGATGGCTTGATCACCAATGAGGCAGGGCTCTTCGTCGCCGCCAAGAGCGCCGACTGCGTGCCGCTGCTGCTCGCTGACCCGGTCCACCACGTCGTCGCCGCCGTCCATGCCGGCTGGCGCGGATCGCTCGCCAACATCGCCGGCGCAGCCGTCGAACGAATGACCAAAGAATTTGACGTTCGGCCGTCAGATCTGGTCGCCGCGCTCGGCCCTTCGATCGGGCCGTGCTGTTTTGAGGTCGGCCCCGAGGTCGCTGTTTTGTTTCGAGACGTTTTCTCAGAAAGGAACGATCTCGATCGCCGTACCACGATTGATCTTTGGGAGACCAATCGCCGGCACTTGCGGCAGGCGGGCCTCCTGCCCGAACGAATAGACACACCTCCCCCATGTACTTGCTGCGGGGGGAAGGAGTTCTACTCCTGGAGGCGCGACCATATACAGGGTCAGCGCATGTTCGCGGCAATCGGCCGCCTGCCTAACCACTAG
- a CDS encoding TraR/DksA family transcriptional regulator, whose product MTKTELNKYKQILETKLAELSQAVRDREGIAIEKSPDALDEVQHAAERELAIRNLDRESHLLRNVRAALRRLDEGNYGVCLHCEEDINPKRLNAVPWTPFCIECQELADRAKDDNTEMFEELMVA is encoded by the coding sequence ATGACCAAGACGGAGCTCAACAAATACAAGCAGATCTTGGAGACCAAGCTCGCAGAGCTCTCGCAGGCCGTGCGTGACCGGGAAGGTATTGCCATCGAAAAAAGCCCGGACGCATTGGACGAAGTGCAGCACGCCGCAGAGCGTGAGCTTGCCATCCGCAACCTTGACCGTGAGTCGCACTTGCTGCGCAACGTACGTGCCGCCCTTCGTCGCCTCGACGAAGGCAACTATGGCGTTTGCCTGCATTGCGAAGAAGACATCAACCCCAAGCGCCTCAACGCAGTACCGTGGACGCCCTTCTGTATCGAGTGCCAGGAACTGGCCGACCGTGCGAAGGATGACAATACGGAAATGTTCGAGGAATTGATGGTCGCTTAA
- a CDS encoding cupin domain-containing protein, whose translation MPHLEVTEELRASAALYSLGAMPQEEAQAFAEHLKAGCAVCRSEVEAFEVTAAGLPLSLEDVAPPAGLRARVLEKIAEPEPGMHVVRESEGRWRPTPFPGVSSKTLYYDRETSMATNLLRLEPGASYPPHHHTAVEQCLVLEGDVRQGGVVMKSGDYSRNDAGSDHGLISTMNGCLLLLVSSMKDELLT comes from the coding sequence ATGCCGCATTTGGAAGTGACGGAAGAACTCAGAGCGTCGGCGGCCCTCTACAGTCTGGGCGCGATGCCGCAAGAGGAAGCGCAAGCGTTTGCCGAGCACCTGAAGGCGGGTTGTGCGGTGTGCCGCAGCGAGGTCGAGGCTTTTGAGGTGACGGCGGCCGGATTACCCCTGTCGTTGGAAGACGTGGCGCCGCCGGCGGGCCTGCGAGCGCGTGTGCTGGAAAAGATCGCCGAACCGGAGCCAGGGATGCATGTGGTGCGGGAGAGTGAGGGGCGCTGGCGCCCCACTCCGTTTCCCGGGGTCAGCAGCAAGACGCTCTACTATGACCGTGAGACATCGATGGCGACGAACCTTCTGCGGCTGGAGCCTGGTGCGTCTTACCCTCCGCATCATCACACCGCCGTAGAGCAATGCCTGGTGCTGGAGGGCGATGTGCGGCAAGGTGGCGTAGTGATGAAGTCCGGTGACTACAGCCGGAATGACGCAGGCAGCGATCACGGGCTGATCTCGACGATGAACGGGTGCCTGCTGTTGCTGGTGTCATCAATGAAAGATGAGCTGTTGACGTAG
- a CDS encoding AbrB/MazE/SpoVT family DNA-binding domain-containing protein, giving the protein MQTTKRSRPLVRIKEKFQVTLPVELRTRSGLAVGDFLEVSMEQGGVITLTPKSLVDRHIAEGLADLEAGRVHGPYESADEAIAALGKRTRGK; this is encoded by the coding sequence ATGCAGACAACGAAGAGGTCGCGCCCGCTGGTGCGGATCAAAGAGAAGTTCCAAGTGACTCTGCCGGTCGAACTGCGCACTCGGTCCGGCCTCGCAGTCGGAGATTTCCTGGAAGTCAGCATGGAGCAGGGCGGCGTCATCACCCTGACGCCCAAGTCCCTGGTGGACCGGCACATCGCCGAGGGCTTGGCGGACCTCGAAGCGGGCCGTGTGCACGGCCCCTACGAAAGCGCCGATGAGGCGATCGCCGCACTCGGCAAGCGAACCCGCGGAAAGTAG
- a CDS encoding DUF3224 domain-containing protein, with the protein MSPLPLEDKTEGTMMARMALFKTYRGDLEATARGEMLTAGTVEKGSAGYVAMEYVSGTLKGKKGTFALQHSATMDRGVPHLLITVVPDSGTGELVGLKGTMGVRIEADGKHFYDFEYTLP; encoded by the coding sequence ATGAGTCCACTGCCGTTGGAAGACAAGACGGAAGGGACGATGATGGCGCGGATGGCGCTCTTCAAGACGTACCGGGGGGATCTGGAGGCGACGGCTCGGGGCGAGATGCTGACGGCCGGTACGGTGGAGAAGGGTTCGGCCGGGTATGTCGCGATGGAGTACGTCAGTGGAACCCTGAAGGGTAAGAAGGGGACGTTTGCGCTACAGCACAGCGCGACGATGGATCGAGGTGTTCCGCACCTGCTGATTACGGTGGTGCCGGATTCCGGCACGGGTGAGCTGGTTGGACTGAAGGGCACCATGGGGGTGCGGATCGAGGCGGATGGGAAGCACTTTTACGATTTCGAGTACACGCTGCCGTAG
- a CDS encoding substrate-binding domain-containing protein: MMFHIVKHGDGHELDERYAVHSVVRAFALLKAARFEGEVLRLRDLSSRTGLHKTTAFRLLQTLEHVGAVERIGADQYRSLVVIQGRKRFRIGFAGKSVESAFSRAVGESLRAAAAERGLDLVLLDNRGSATTALRNADRLMREQIDVAVEFQVHERVAARIAAKFLEAGIPLIAVEIPHPGAVYFGGNNYEAGRLCGQTLGQRARQAWHGAVDEVLLLEMAAGGPLPHSSMTGLRKGLREVLSGLAEERFVALDGKGEFGASLEAVRRHLRRSRPGRCLVGAINDASALGALRAFEESGRARDCFVTGQNAEPEGRAEMRRAETRMVGSVGFFPERYGAELMRIALDLIEKRPVPGAVFVKHAMITARNVDAYYPNDTLLAPSGPADLVMRSL, from the coding sequence ATGATGTTTCATATTGTGAAACATGGCGATGGCCACGAGCTCGACGAACGGTATGCGGTGCATTCCGTTGTGCGGGCGTTTGCGCTTCTGAAAGCCGCGCGGTTTGAAGGGGAAGTGCTGCGGTTGCGAGACTTGTCCTCGCGAACCGGGTTGCACAAGACCACGGCCTTCCGGCTGTTGCAGACTTTGGAGCACGTGGGCGCGGTGGAGCGGATTGGGGCGGACCAGTACCGGTCTCTGGTTGTGATACAGGGACGGAAGCGGTTCCGGATCGGGTTTGCCGGGAAGAGTGTGGAGTCGGCGTTTTCGCGAGCGGTGGGGGAGAGCCTGCGGGCCGCGGCGGCGGAGCGTGGGTTGGACCTGGTCCTGCTGGATAACCGGGGCAGCGCCACCACGGCCTTGCGGAACGCGGACCGCCTGATGCGGGAACAAATCGACGTGGCGGTGGAGTTCCAGGTGCATGAGCGCGTGGCGGCGCGGATTGCGGCGAAGTTCCTGGAGGCGGGGATCCCGCTGATTGCGGTGGAGATTCCGCATCCCGGGGCGGTGTACTTCGGTGGGAACAACTACGAGGCGGGGCGGTTGTGCGGGCAGACGTTGGGGCAGCGGGCCCGGCAGGCGTGGCATGGAGCGGTGGACGAGGTGCTGCTGCTGGAGATGGCGGCCGGCGGGCCGCTGCCGCATTCCAGTATGACGGGGCTCAGAAAAGGACTGCGGGAAGTGCTGTCTGGGTTAGCGGAAGAGCGGTTTGTGGCGCTGGATGGGAAGGGTGAGTTTGGGGCCAGCCTGGAGGCCGTGCGACGGCACCTGCGGCGAAGCCGGCCGGGGCGATGCCTGGTGGGTGCGATCAACGATGCAAGCGCGCTGGGCGCCTTGCGGGCGTTTGAGGAGTCGGGCCGGGCGCGCGACTGTTTCGTGACGGGCCAGAACGCGGAACCGGAGGGGCGTGCAGAGATGCGGCGGGCGGAGACGCGGATGGTTGGATCCGTCGGTTTCTTTCCGGAGCGGTATGGGGCGGAACTGATGCGGATCGCCTTAGACCTGATTGAGAAGCGGCCGGTGCCAGGCGCCGTATTTGTAAAGCATGCGATGATTACGGCGCGGAACGTGGATGCGTACTATCCGAATGACACGCTGCTGGCGCCGTCAGGGCCGGCGGACCTGGTGATGCGGTCGTTGTGA
- a CDS encoding ADOP family duplicated permease, whose product MLSRFFNRFRNNRGLDAELADHLAQLKQERIDAGDPPEQAELYARRHLGNPALIHEDVYESTPLQPLETALRHASFALRTFRRNGSAYLFAIAILTLGIGMSVTMFSLVQAVLLKPLPFPDQDAIQVIWKQDQVAGVALVELAYPELGDLQALKAFDSVALMPTTLYGYGRVLDTGHGDPVQLEGTPVSHDFFRVLGVKPALGRDFTDADEQVNAAPVVVLSDHVWRKHFSADPAILGRQIRLNGAGVTVIGVTAPAIDFPRGVDIWLPLGVTPMKERRGATYLQAIARTRPGFSASAIQAQVASLFQRQARDYPQFYSNSQRAVVTPLPQYWTGSARIHLWISLGASLLLLIAACICASNLFLSRALARRREIATRTSLGAAPRHILAQFAVEGLTAAILAAVSGTLLAAALIRVLVLWAPADIPRLTEATLDPRGLAFALGTAALAALVCSFAPAWLITRLDLDALLREGGQRTAGSRTGKRLQRIFVMAQTAATVLLLSICVLLVVSYRAMLNTDVGFANRDTVTMNLALRGSELTAESRDAFYTRLLEKLHAVPGVTNAGAILLRPFEGNVGWDLRYEFDFEAGRHRNEELPSANYEVVTPGYLATVGTPLLEGRDFRLTDFDKAEPVVIISNALARQLRKSGHDPLGLRLRFGRRPDDVWWKVIGVAAEARYRRVTETGIDLYVNYLQTGIPTNYVVVRGTRPTQELVALVRQAAAEIDPRQAIAGTATLGDLIDRDTARHRFNMIVLVWFAACAVILAAAGVYSVITESLAVRTREIALKVALGAGRPRLLRELAGSALAFVVIGELLGLVAAAAAGRAATDLLYTVKPSDPLVLAAVFAFLFLVSTAAAIQPAWTAARRDPRAALQSD is encoded by the coding sequence ATGCTCTCGCGCTTCTTCAACCGCTTCCGCAACAACCGTGGCCTCGACGCTGAACTCGCCGACCACCTCGCCCAGCTGAAGCAGGAACGCATCGACGCGGGCGATCCCCCCGAGCAGGCCGAACTCTACGCCCGCCGTCACCTCGGGAACCCCGCCCTCATCCACGAAGACGTTTACGAGTCCACCCCGTTGCAGCCACTGGAAACCGCCCTGCGCCATGCTTCCTTCGCCCTGCGCACCTTCCGCCGCAACGGCTCGGCCTATCTTTTCGCCATAGCCATTCTTACCCTCGGCATCGGCATGAGCGTTACCATGTTTTCGCTCGTCCAGGCTGTGCTGCTCAAGCCCCTGCCTTTCCCTGATCAGGATGCCATCCAGGTGATCTGGAAGCAGGATCAGGTCGCCGGAGTCGCGCTCGTCGAACTCGCCTACCCCGAACTCGGCGACCTCCAGGCCCTCAAAGCCTTCGACTCGGTCGCCCTTATGCCGACGACCCTGTACGGCTACGGCCGCGTCCTCGACACCGGCCACGGCGACCCGGTCCAGCTCGAAGGTACCCCCGTCTCCCACGACTTCTTCCGTGTCCTCGGCGTCAAACCCGCCCTCGGGCGTGACTTCACCGATGCCGACGAACAGGTCAACGCCGCACCCGTCGTCGTCCTCTCTGATCATGTCTGGCGCAAACACTTTTCGGCCGATCCCGCCATCCTCGGCCGCCAGATCCGCCTCAACGGAGCCGGAGTCACTGTCATCGGCGTAACAGCTCCAGCCATCGACTTCCCACGCGGCGTCGATATCTGGCTGCCTCTGGGCGTCACGCCCATGAAGGAGCGCCGCGGAGCCACTTACCTCCAGGCCATCGCGCGCACCCGCCCCGGTTTCTCCGCTTCCGCCATCCAAGCCCAGGTCGCCTCACTCTTCCAGCGCCAAGCTCGCGACTACCCGCAGTTCTACTCGAACTCCCAGAGGGCCGTAGTCACGCCTCTGCCGCAATACTGGACGGGCTCCGCGCGCATCCACCTGTGGATCTCCCTCGGAGCCTCGCTCCTTCTCCTGATCGCCGCCTGCATCTGCGCCAGCAATCTCTTCCTCTCCCGAGCCCTGGCCCGCCGCCGCGAGATCGCCACCCGCACCTCCCTTGGAGCCGCCCCGCGCCACATCCTCGCCCAGTTCGCCGTCGAGGGACTCACCGCCGCCATCCTCGCCGCAGTGTCAGGAACGTTACTCGCCGCGGCCCTGATCCGCGTGCTGGTCCTCTGGGCTCCGGCCGACATCCCCCGCCTCACCGAAGCCACCCTTGACCCGCGCGGACTCGCGTTCGCCCTCGGCACCGCCGCCCTCGCCGCCCTGGTCTGCTCCTTCGCGCCCGCCTGGCTCATCACCCGTCTCGATCTCGACGCCCTGCTGCGCGAAGGCGGCCAGCGCACCGCCGGCTCCCGCACCGGCAAGCGCCTGCAGCGCATCTTCGTCATGGCCCAGACCGCCGCCACCGTGCTCCTGCTCTCCATCTGCGTACTGCTCGTCGTCAGCTACCGGGCCATGCTCAACACCGACGTCGGCTTCGCCAATCGCGACACGGTCACCATGAACCTGGCCCTGCGCGGCTCCGAGCTAACAGCCGAATCGCGCGACGCGTTCTACACCCGCCTCCTGGAGAAGCTGCACGCCGTCCCCGGAGTCACCAACGCAGGAGCCATCCTTCTGCGCCCGTTCGAAGGCAACGTCGGCTGGGATCTCCGCTACGAATTCGATTTCGAGGCCGGCCGCCATCGCAACGAAGAGCTGCCCTCCGCCAACTACGAAGTCGTCACGCCGGGCTACCTCGCCACCGTCGGCACGCCCCTGCTCGAGGGCCGCGACTTCCGTCTCACCGACTTCGACAAAGCCGAACCTGTCGTCATCATCAGCAACGCCCTGGCCCGCCAACTCCGCAAGTCCGGCCACGACCCACTAGGCCTGCGCCTGCGCTTCGGCCGCCGCCCCGACGATGTCTGGTGGAAGGTCATCGGAGTCGCGGCCGAGGCCCGCTACCGGCGTGTCACCGAGACCGGCATCGACCTCTACGTGAACTACCTGCAGACCGGAATCCCAACGAACTATGTGGTTGTGCGAGGCACGAGGCCCACCCAGGAACTGGTAGCCCTGGTCCGCCAGGCCGCCGCAGAGATCGACCCGCGCCAAGCTATCGCCGGAACAGCGACTCTAGGCGACCTGATCGATCGCGACACCGCGCGACACCGCTTCAACATGATCGTCCTCGTCTGGTTTGCCGCCTGCGCCGTCATCCTCGCCGCGGCCGGAGTCTACAGCGTCATCACCGAGAGCCTCGCCGTGCGCACCCGCGAAATCGCCCTCAAGGTTGCACTGGGTGCCGGCCGGCCACGGCTGCTTCGTGAGCTCGCAGGAAGCGCCCTGGCCTTTGTTGTCATCGGAGAGCTGCTCGGCCTCGTCGCTGCCGCGGCCGCCGGTCGCGCCGCCACGGACCTGCTTTACACCGTGAAGCCGTCTGACCCGTTGGTGCTGGCCGCGGTCTTTGCGTTCCTATTCCTGGTCTCCACCGCCGCGGCCATCCAGCCCGCCTGGACCGCCGCCCGGCGCGACCCGCGCGCCGCCCTGCAATCCGACTAG
- a CDS encoding opioid growth factor receptor-related protein, which produces MISDSESPLLAFYRGTGRDGAGRLLCEIRHWTDERLEYTHDFIQWLFPLRERSQFNYDAPVLDAQTVAAFLADDGLRAELRASLQCMLAFYGLELHEGAVRRTVRFEERSRAWVTAGNHNHLRITRILKSLVVLGLEDEARAFFACLTELYEKERRLTRGRISTETFGYWAEALRG; this is translated from the coding sequence GTGATATCCGATTCCGAGTCGCCCTTGCTGGCGTTCTATCGGGGTACGGGCCGTGATGGAGCCGGGCGATTGCTGTGCGAGATCCGGCACTGGACGGACGAACGGCTGGAATATACGCACGACTTCATCCAGTGGCTGTTTCCATTGCGAGAGCGGAGCCAGTTCAACTACGATGCTCCCGTGCTGGATGCGCAGACAGTGGCGGCGTTCCTGGCGGACGACGGGTTGCGGGCGGAGCTGCGGGCGTCGCTGCAGTGCATGCTGGCGTTCTACGGGCTGGAGCTGCATGAGGGCGCGGTGCGGCGAACGGTGCGGTTCGAGGAGCGTTCGCGCGCCTGGGTGACGGCGGGCAACCACAATCATCTGCGAATCACGCGGATCCTGAAGAGCCTGGTGGTTCTGGGGCTGGAGGACGAAGCGCGGGCGTTCTTTGCGTGCCTGACAGAGCTCTATGAAAAGGAGCGGCGGCTGACACGGGGCCGGATCAGCACGGAGACGTTCGGGTACTGGGCGGAAGCGCTGCGCGGCTAG
- a CDS encoding glucosamine-6-phosphate deaminase: protein MNITQTKSFQVGALQVTIFDDKQQLGEAAARDGAGFIRQAIHRRGRARIILSAANSQFEVVDALVATPGLDWSAVEVFHVDEWAGIPDTHSASFRRWVRERVAQHVRPAAIHYLAGDAPDMAAEAARYAALLAEAPIDVSFLGYGENGHIGFNDPHEADLNDPQPVRIVSLDDRCRRQQVGEGHFPNLEAVPLHGFTLTCPTLLSAEQVICCVPDQRKAEAVRGALKGPISSACPGSFLRLHTKATLYLDPNSASLLKQV from the coding sequence ATGAACATCACACAAACGAAATCCTTCCAGGTCGGCGCTCTCCAAGTCACAATTTTCGACGACAAACAGCAACTCGGCGAGGCGGCCGCTCGCGACGGTGCGGGCTTCATCCGGCAGGCCATCCACCGGCGTGGCCGGGCGCGCATCATCCTCTCCGCCGCCAACTCGCAGTTTGAGGTGGTCGACGCTCTCGTCGCGACGCCGGGCCTCGACTGGAGCGCGGTCGAAGTGTTCCACGTCGACGAGTGGGCCGGCATCCCGGACACGCACTCCGCCAGTTTCCGCCGTTGGGTCCGAGAGCGTGTCGCTCAACACGTCCGGCCCGCGGCCATTCACTACCTCGCCGGCGACGCGCCGGACATGGCAGCCGAGGCCGCGCGTTACGCTGCCCTGCTCGCCGAGGCACCCATCGACGTCTCGTTCCTGGGCTACGGCGAAAACGGCCACATCGGCTTCAACGATCCGCACGAAGCGGACCTGAACGACCCCCAACCGGTCCGTATTGTGTCGTTGGATGACCGTTGCCGTCGGCAGCAGGTCGGTGAAGGCCACTTCCCGAATCTGGAGGCGGTGCCCCTGCACGGCTTCACGCTGACCTGCCCCACGCTGCTCTCAGCCGAGCAAGTCATCTGTTGTGTCCCGGACCAGCGCAAGGCGGAAGCGGTCCGCGGCGCCCTGAAAGGGCCCATCTCCTCCGCCTGCCCCGGATCCTTCCTGCGCCTGCACACCAAGGCAACCCTCTATCTGGACCCCAATTCCGCGTCTCTGCTCAAGCAAGTGTAG
- a CDS encoding MFS transporter yields MPSGLRWRMVALLFASTVINYLDRQTLSVLAPHLKAEYRWTNSDFALLIIAFRVAYTLGQAGCGRILDRLGTRRGLTLAVAWYSGIAMATSLVTGLKSFAMMRFLLGLGESANWPGATKAVSEWFPRREKALAVAIFDSGSSIGAAVAPALVIGLYTAFGGWRPAFLVTGVLGFGWLFLWRRLYYPPEEHPGIGADELGMLRTDRLQSQDGEAAERPVSWLGLLKYRQTWGAIASRALTDPVWYLIADWFALYLVSRGYRVEDSLMAFWVPFVAADLGNYAGGAASSWLVHRGWPVGKARKAVVIPGALGVLLLIPAAFSPSLMGIALLFGGATFSYAAFSTMANTFPADCFADGAVASVSGLGGAAAGAGTILSTYAVGSIADKVGFRPALIGASLIPLAAMALVLILVTNTKESGRGVIRRI; encoded by the coding sequence GTGCCCTCCGGCCTGCGCTGGCGCATGGTGGCGCTGCTGTTTGCTTCCACTGTGATCAACTACCTGGACCGGCAGACGCTGTCGGTGCTGGCTCCGCACCTGAAGGCGGAATACCGGTGGACGAACAGCGACTTCGCGCTGCTGATTATCGCGTTCCGGGTGGCGTATACGCTGGGGCAGGCGGGGTGCGGCCGGATCCTGGACCGGCTGGGGACGCGGCGCGGATTGACGCTGGCGGTGGCGTGGTATTCGGGGATCGCGATGGCGACGTCGCTGGTGACGGGGCTGAAGAGCTTCGCGATGATGCGATTCCTGTTGGGCCTTGGTGAGTCAGCGAACTGGCCGGGGGCGACGAAGGCGGTGTCGGAGTGGTTCCCGCGGCGCGAGAAGGCGCTGGCTGTTGCAATCTTTGACAGCGGATCGTCGATTGGCGCGGCGGTGGCTCCGGCGCTGGTGATTGGGCTGTACACGGCGTTTGGCGGCTGGCGGCCGGCGTTTCTGGTGACGGGCGTACTTGGGTTTGGGTGGCTGTTCCTTTGGCGGAGGCTTTACTACCCGCCGGAGGAGCATCCCGGGATTGGCGCTGACGAGTTGGGGATGCTGCGGACCGACCGTCTGCAGAGCCAGGATGGCGAGGCGGCGGAGCGGCCGGTTTCCTGGCTGGGCCTGCTGAAGTACCGGCAGACGTGGGGTGCGATTGCCAGCCGGGCGCTGACGGATCCGGTGTGGTATCTGATTGCGGACTGGTTTGCGCTGTACCTGGTGTCGCGCGGGTACCGTGTGGAAGACAGCCTGATGGCGTTCTGGGTACCGTTTGTGGCGGCGGATTTGGGCAACTATGCGGGCGGGGCGGCATCAAGCTGGCTGGTGCATCGGGGTTGGCCGGTGGGCAAGGCCCGCAAGGCGGTGGTGATTCCCGGGGCGTTGGGTGTGCTGCTGCTGATTCCGGCGGCGTTTTCGCCGAGCCTGATGGGGATCGCGCTGTTGTTCGGCGGCGCCACGTTCTCCTACGCGGCGTTTTCGACGATGGCCAACACGTTTCCGGCGGATTGTTTCGCGGACGGAGCCGTGGCGTCGGTGAGCGGGTTGGGCGGAGCGGCGGCGGGCGCGGGTACGATTCTGTCGACGTACGCGGTGGGGTCAATTGCCGACAAGGTAGGGTTCCGGCCGGCTCTGATCGGGGCGAGCCTGATCCCGCTGGCGGCGATGGCCCTGGTTCTGATCCTGGTGACGAATACGAAGGAGAGCGGGCGGGGTGTGATCCGGAGGATCTGA
- a CDS encoding NADH-quinone oxidoreductase subunit B family protein: protein MYLENVNERNFMVTSVDYVFNWARKSSIWPLTFGLACCAIEMIASSASRFDIARYGAEVFRPSPRQSDLMIVAGTVTLKMAPVLKRIYDQMPDPKWVISMGACSSVGGPFNTYATLQGVDKIVPVDVYVTGCPPRPENLFYALLKLQDKIDQMSLIERPTEIRLEESMLADFQKQVMVAQTQHPAA, encoded by the coding sequence ATGTACCTGGAGAATGTGAACGAGCGCAACTTCATGGTCACCTCGGTGGACTACGTGTTCAATTGGGCGCGTAAGTCGTCCATCTGGCCACTGACGTTTGGGCTCGCCTGCTGCGCTATTGAGATGATCGCCAGTTCCGCTTCGCGATTCGACATCGCGCGCTACGGCGCCGAAGTCTTTCGGCCCAGCCCCCGGCAGTCAGACCTCATGATCGTGGCCGGCACCGTGACCCTGAAGATGGCCCCGGTTCTGAAGCGCATCTACGACCAAATGCCTGATCCGAAGTGGGTTATCTCCATGGGCGCTTGCTCCAGCGTCGGCGGGCCCTTCAACACCTACGCTACCTTGCAGGGCGTTGACAAGATCGTGCCCGTCGACGTTTACGTCACCGGCTGCCCCCCGCGGCCCGAGAATCTCTTTTACGCGCTGCTGAAGCTCCAGGACAAGATCGACCAGATGAGCCTCATTGAGCGGCCCACTGAGATCCGCCTGGAAGAGTCCATGCTGGCCGATTTCCAGAAACAGGTCATGGTCGCGCAGACCCAGCACCCCGCCGCGTGA